From the genome of Novosphingobium sp. TH158, one region includes:
- the argB gene encoding acetylglutamate kinase: MANPHDPAMLTKAETLVEALPYLRRYEGRTFVVKYGGHAMGDPELAHDFAEDVVLLRAVGINPVVVHGGGPQIDAMLKKLGVESQRINGLRVTDKETADIAEMVLSGAINKQIVSWIAGAGGKAVGISGKDGGLVTATKAQRTARDPDSQIERVVDLGFVGEPTTIDTRIIDAICAAGMIPVIAPIAVGDDGETYNVNADTMAGAIAGALGAARLFLLTDVHGVLDKAGNLLTDLKPADIARLQQDGTISGGMIPKLETCVHAVEAGCEAAVVLDGRVSHAMLLEMFTEKGAGTLIRA; encoded by the coding sequence ATGGCAAATCCCCACGATCCCGCAATGCTGACCAAGGCCGAAACCCTCGTCGAGGCGCTGCCTTACCTGCGCCGCTACGAAGGGCGCACCTTCGTGGTGAAGTACGGCGGCCATGCCATGGGCGATCCCGAACTGGCGCATGACTTTGCCGAGGACGTGGTGCTGCTGCGCGCGGTGGGGATCAACCCGGTGGTGGTCCACGGCGGCGGTCCGCAGATCGATGCCATGCTCAAGAAGCTGGGCGTCGAAAGCCAGCGCATCAACGGCCTGCGCGTGACCGACAAGGAAACCGCCGACATTGCCGAAATGGTGCTCTCGGGCGCGATCAACAAGCAGATCGTCAGCTGGATCGCCGGGGCCGGCGGCAAGGCCGTGGGCATTTCCGGCAAGGACGGCGGCCTTGTCACCGCCACCAAGGCGCAGCGCACCGCGCGCGATCCTGACAGCCAGATCGAACGCGTGGTCGACCTGGGCTTCGTGGGCGAGCCGACGACGATCGACACCCGCATCATCGATGCCATCTGCGCCGCCGGCATGATTCCGGTGATCGCCCCGATCGCGGTGGGCGACGATGGCGAAACCTACAATGTCAATGCCGATACCATGGCCGGCGCGATTGCCGGTGCCCTGGGCGCGGCGCGGCTGTTCCTGCTGACCGACGTGCACGGCGTGCTCGACAAGGCGGGCAACCTGCTGACCGACCTCAAGCCGGCGGACATTGCCCGCCTGCAGCAGGACGGCACGATCTCCGGCGGCATGATCCCCAAGCTGGAAACCTGCGTCCACGCGGTCGAGGCCGGGTGCGAGGCGGCGGTGGTGCTCGATGGCCGGGTCAGCCACGCCATGCTGCTCGAAATGTTCACCGAAAAGGGTGCAGGCACGCTGATCCGCGCCTGA
- a CDS encoding YggT family protein, whose translation MLFNTIYDIVGIVFYVIQTLLIVMMVLGLLLAFNVVNTRNQFVMSIWQALNALLEPLLKPLRRVLPDTGGVDFSPLLLIVLMQVIMTILGNVAAATL comes from the coding sequence GTGCTGTTCAACACGATCTACGATATCGTCGGTATCGTATTCTACGTGATCCAGACCCTGCTCATCGTCATGATGGTGCTGGGGCTGCTGCTCGCCTTCAATGTCGTCAACACGCGCAACCAGTTTGTCATGTCGATCTGGCAGGCGCTCAACGCCCTGCTCGAACCGCTGCTCAAGCCGCTCCGGCGCGTGCTGCCCGATACCGGCGGCGTCGATTTCTCGCCCCTGCTGCTGATCGTGCTGATGCAGGTCATTATGACGATCCTGGGCAACGTTGCGGCGGCGACCCTGTGA
- the folD gene encoding bifunctional methylenetetrahydrofolate dehydrogenase/methenyltetrahydrofolate cyclohydrolase FolD: protein MAGAVIDGKAFAEGLRARIAVAAAQFEVHAGRKAGLAVVLVGEDPASQVYVRSKGKQTVECGMASFEHRLSEDTSEHDLLALIEKLNADPAVDGILVQLPLPGHIDEQNVIATISPDKDVDGFHVVNSGRLSVGLPGFVPCTPLGCLMLLKDKLGSLSGLDAVVIGRSNIVGKPMAQLLLAESCTVTVAHSRTKDLPEVVRRADIVVAAVGRAEMVKGEWIKPGATVIDVGINRLPPLEASPKGRLVGDVDYASAIQVAGAITPVPGGVGPMTIAVLLRNTLVAAHRNAGVDFDESSL from the coding sequence ATGGCGGGCGCGGTGATTGACGGCAAGGCCTTCGCCGAGGGCCTGCGGGCGCGGATCGCGGTGGCGGCGGCGCAGTTCGAAGTCCATGCGGGCCGCAAGGCGGGCCTCGCCGTGGTGCTGGTGGGCGAAGACCCGGCAAGCCAGGTCTATGTCCGCAGCAAGGGCAAGCAGACGGTCGAATGCGGCATGGCCAGCTTCGAACACCGGCTTTCCGAGGATACCAGCGAGCATGACCTGCTGGCCCTGATCGAAAAACTGAATGCCGATCCGGCGGTGGACGGCATCCTCGTCCAGCTGCCGCTTCCGGGCCATATCGACGAGCAGAACGTGATCGCCACGATCAGCCCGGACAAGGACGTGGACGGGTTCCACGTGGTCAATTCCGGGCGGCTCTCGGTCGGCCTGCCGGGCTTTGTTCCCTGCACGCCGCTTGGCTGCCTGATGCTGCTGAAGGACAAGCTGGGTTCGCTTTCCGGCCTCGATGCCGTGGTGATCGGCCGCTCCAACATCGTCGGAAAGCCGATGGCGCAGCTGCTGCTGGCCGAAAGCTGCACCGTCACCGTGGCCCACAGCCGCACCAAGGACCTGCCCGAGGTTGTCCGTCGCGCCGATATCGTGGTTGCCGCCGTGGGCCGTGCGGAAATGGTCAAGGGTGAATGGATCAAGCCCGGCGCCACCGTGATCGACGTGGGCATCAACCGCCTGCCGCCGTTGGAGGCCTCGCCCAAGGGCAGGCTGGTCGGCGATGTTGATTATGCATCGGCCATTCAGGTCGCCGGCGCCATCACCCCGGTCCCCGGAGGAGTAGGCCCCATGACCATCGCCGTCCTGCTGCGCAACACGCTGGTTGCCGCGCACCGCAACGCGGGCGTGGATTTCGACGAGTCCTCGCTGTGA
- a CDS encoding MarC family protein has product MIDLFLSAFVTLFVVIDPPGCAPIYAGLSAGASRRQAVSMAARACLIAALILILFALFGEQLLGALHIELNSFRIAGGIMLFFIAMDMVFEKRTERREKRAEELLGTPEVEDVSVFPMAMPMIAGPGSIATIMLLMARAEGTEQTLVILGAMLAVVVLTFAALAAAGPLMKLLGKHVEAVITRLLGVLLAALAAQYVVDGLKQVLA; this is encoded by the coding sequence TTGATCGACCTTTTCCTCTCTGCCTTCGTCACCCTGTTCGTGGTGATCGACCCGCCCGGGTGCGCGCCGATCTATGCCGGGCTTTCCGCCGGGGCGAGCCGGCGGCAGGCGGTGAGCATGGCGGCCCGCGCCTGCCTGATCGCGGCGCTGATCCTGATCCTCTTCGCGCTGTTCGGCGAACAGCTGCTCGGCGCGCTGCATATCGAGCTCAATTCCTTCCGCATCGCCGGCGGCATCATGCTGTTCTTCATCGCCATGGACATGGTGTTCGAAAAACGCACCGAACGGCGTGAAAAGCGGGCCGAGGAACTGCTCGGCACGCCCGAGGTGGAGGATGTTTCGGTCTTCCCCATGGCCATGCCGATGATCGCCGGGCCGGGCTCCATCGCCACGATCATGCTGCTGATGGCCCGCGCCGAAGGGACCGAGCAGACGCTCGTCATCCTGGGCGCCATGCTTGCCGTGGTCGTGCTGACTTTCGCCGCGCTGGCCGCTGCCGGGCCGCTGATGAAGCTGCTGGGCAAGCATGTCGAAGCGGTCATCACACGGCTGCTCGGCGTGCTGCTGGCGGCACTGGCGGCGCAATATGTCGTCGACGGGCTGAAGCAGGTCCTCGCCTGA
- a CDS encoding hydantoinase B/oxoprolinase family protein, producing MSFELNRKLAARRGPLPTGAEIDSVTADIIRGAFETVCFESATHLGRAASSPIINQSNERNAAIVDAHGRLAMGAIGTPQLTFVNQMMVRWALMNMEDYDIGAGDVLLSNDPDHGGGHLPDYCVYAPVYSPEGELILFITLQAHQGDTGGKDPGGFTLEATDVFTEGVQFPCVKLVHRGQRRKDVFDMVVRNNRFATIAGDLAAMIGGVQQGVKRLEALIARHGADVIKAAINHSIAHTERRMREEFSRWPDGSYEATVLIDADTLGTPDVKVHVTCTVRGDSLTVDLTGTDDRQELVGVWNTFANSRSYVMTQVVAMVDPAIVKNEGCFDAVDIVIPEGCIAQPPPNKPAALGSFHPACEITEAVCLALSAVVPERAQPQLYKIGMPNAVIGFNAAGMWMDQGVDCRSMDSSAVQGIDGWGSCPVSLGNLLLSEAEDAEARFPILNISREMTTDGGGAGQWRGAPGSLNVKQVLEPTMAMAWMVSADHPLRGMCGGDDAIPYSNRFEVGSPSEYRIERTAQAQLPAGAVIAYQHGGGAGFGPALLRDPEAVKEDVLDEYVSLAAARDRYGVVLTGSLEDYTLAVDHAATEALRREMRA from the coding sequence ATGTCCTTCGAATTGAACCGCAAGCTCGCCGCCCGGCGCGGGCCGCTGCCGACAGGGGCAGAGATCGATTCCGTCACCGCCGACATCATCCGCGGCGCTTTCGAGACGGTATGCTTCGAAAGCGCGACGCACCTGGGCAGGGCCGCATCCTCGCCGATCATCAACCAGTCGAACGAGCGCAACGCCGCCATTGTCGATGCCCATGGCCGGCTGGCGATGGGGGCCATCGGCACGCCGCAGCTGACCTTCGTCAACCAGATGATGGTGCGCTGGGCGCTGATGAACATGGAGGATTACGACATCGGCGCGGGCGACGTGCTGCTGTCCAACGATCCCGATCACGGCGGCGGGCACCTGCCGGATTACTGCGTCTATGCCCCGGTCTATTCGCCTGAGGGCGAGCTGATCCTGTTCATCACCCTGCAGGCGCATCAGGGAGACACCGGCGGCAAGGATCCCGGCGGCTTCACGCTGGAGGCGACCGACGTGTTCACCGAAGGGGTGCAGTTCCCTTGCGTCAAGCTGGTCCACCGCGGGCAGCGGCGCAAGGACGTGTTCGACATGGTGGTGCGCAACAACCGCTTCGCCACCATCGCGGGTGATCTCGCCGCGATGATCGGCGGGGTGCAGCAGGGGGTGAAGCGGCTGGAAGCGCTGATCGCCCGCCACGGTGCCGATGTGATCAAGGCGGCAATCAACCATTCGATCGCCCACACCGAACGCCGGATGCGCGAGGAGTTTTCCCGCTGGCCCGACGGCTCTTACGAAGCCACCGTGCTGATCGATGCCGATACGCTGGGCACGCCGGACGTGAAGGTCCACGTCACCTGCACGGTCAGGGGCGACAGCCTGACCGTGGACCTTACCGGCACCGATGACCGGCAGGAGCTGGTCGGCGTGTGGAACACCTTCGCCAATTCGCGCAGCTATGTGATGACGCAGGTGGTCGCCATGGTCGATCCCGCCATCGTCAAGAACGAGGGCTGCTTCGACGCGGTGGATATCGTCATCCCCGAAGGCTGCATTGCCCAGCCGCCCCCGAACAAGCCCGCCGCGCTCGGCTCGTTCCACCCGGCCTGCGAGATTACCGAGGCGGTCTGCCTCGCGCTTTCCGCCGTGGTGCCCGAACGGGCGCAGCCGCAGCTTTACAAGATCGGCATGCCCAATGCCGTGATCGGTTTCAACGCGGCGGGCATGTGGATGGACCAGGGGGTCGATTGCCGCTCGATGGACTCCTCCGCCGTGCAGGGGATCGACGGCTGGGGATCGTGTCCGGTGAGCCTTGGCAACCTGCTGCTCTCCGAGGCGGAAGACGCCGAGGCGCGCTTTCCCATCCTCAACATCAGCCGCGAGATGACCACCGATGGCGGCGGCGCGGGGCAATGGCGCGGGGCGCCGGGCAGCCTCAACGTCAAGCAGGTGCTGGAGCCCACCATGGCCATGGCCTGGATGGTCAGCGCCGACCACCCCTTGCGCGGCATGTGCGGCGGCGATGATGCGATCCCCTACAGCAACCGGTTCGAGGTCGGCTCGCCCAGCGAGTACAGGATCGAACGCACCGCCCAGGCGCAGCTGCCGGCAGGGGCGGTGATCGCTTACCAGCATGGCGGCGGTGCCGGCTTCGGCCCGGCCCTGCTGCGCGATCCCGAGGCGGTGAAGGAGGACGTGCTCGACGAATATGTCAGCCTCGCCGCGGCGCGCGACCGGTATGGCGTGGTGCTGACCGGCAGTCTCGAGGACTATACCCTCGCGGTCGACCACGCGGCGACCGAGGCCCTGCGGCGGGAGATGCGCGCATGA
- a CDS encoding hydantoinase/oxoprolinase family protein, which yields MTYRVGIDIGGTFTDFALLKDGAVTLHKNLSTPADRSLGVMQGLEVLAGKEGLSLGQFLARCDAIVHGTTVADNTLIEMNGALTGLITTAGFRDEIEYRRGFKEDIWDVRLAPPKQIAPRRRRLTVKERVLHDGTVHQPLDEESVRHACRQLGKQGVESLAVSLLFAHVNSAHEKRVAEIAAEELPGVPLSLSHKVLPRAPEYDRTSTTVVNAFVAPRVKHYLDRLVERLREAGYPGQLMVMQASGGVMSVDYIAGSPIRVLASGPAGGVIGSAHVGKAKGCENLLCVDMGGTSYDMSLVLGGEAPAEAGWNMHHRYLIGVPMVKVETLGAGGGSICHVHAGALHVGPRSAGSEPGPIAYGRGGTEPTITDALVMLGILSTGEGFAGGSFRLSQAGVEEAFARIGAEMGTCAEQAAFDCWRVVNAQMSQGVRRTTAGKGIDPKDLVMLAYGGNGPAFAAIQAEDLGIARVLVPRASPTFSALGTLVADPAIDEERSLIARVDALDHARLRGLWGELGERAERYFTAAGFARESVLASYRVNMRYPGQNFSLTFDVAPEGALGDLSFIDEGLGGRAMAAFNARHMAEYNHVREGELPEITGLRLATRVMTPSPAAAGGAVPPMPAPRPAEVRRANLGQGFGPVPVYRGADLAPGHVVPSPAIIEETFTTIVVYPGWSARIDAAGDYELLRD from the coding sequence ATGACTTACCGTGTCGGCATCGACATCGGCGGCACCTTCACCGATTTCGCCCTGCTGAAGGATGGCGCGGTTACGCTGCACAAGAACCTCTCCACGCCCGCGGATCGCTCGCTCGGCGTCATGCAGGGGCTGGAAGTGCTGGCGGGCAAGGAGGGGCTGTCGCTCGGCCAATTCCTCGCCCGCTGCGATGCCATCGTCCACGGCACCACCGTGGCCGACAATACCCTGATCGAGATGAACGGCGCGCTGACCGGCCTGATCACCACGGCCGGTTTCCGCGACGAGATCGAGTATCGGCGCGGCTTCAAGGAGGATATCTGGGACGTCCGCCTCGCTCCCCCGAAGCAGATCGCCCCGCGCCGCCGCCGCCTGACGGTGAAGGAACGGGTGCTGCACGATGGCACGGTGCACCAGCCGCTCGATGAAGAAAGCGTGCGCCATGCCTGTCGCCAGCTGGGCAAGCAGGGCGTCGAATCGCTCGCCGTCTCGCTGCTCTTTGCCCATGTGAACAGTGCTCACGAGAAGCGCGTGGCCGAGATTGCCGCAGAGGAACTGCCCGGCGTGCCCCTGTCGCTCAGCCACAAAGTGCTGCCGCGCGCGCCGGAATATGACCGGACCAGCACCACCGTGGTCAACGCCTTCGTCGCGCCGCGGGTGAAGCACTATCTCGACCGGCTGGTGGAGCGGCTGCGCGAAGCGGGCTATCCCGGCCAGCTGATGGTTATGCAAGCATCCGGCGGGGTGATGAGCGTGGACTACATCGCCGGCTCGCCGATCCGCGTGCTCGCCTCCGGCCCGGCCGGCGGGGTGATCGGCTCGGCCCATGTCGGCAAGGCGAAGGGCTGCGAGAACCTGCTTTGCGTCGATATGGGCGGCACCTCCTATGACATGAGCCTGGTGCTGGGCGGCGAGGCTCCGGCAGAGGCCGGCTGGAACATGCACCATCGCTACCTGATCGGCGTGCCGATGGTGAAAGTGGAGACGCTGGGGGCGGGCGGCGGCTCGATCTGCCACGTCCACGCAGGCGCGCTGCACGTCGGCCCGCGCTCGGCCGGATCGGAGCCCGGCCCCATCGCCTACGGGCGCGGCGGCACCGAGCCGACGATCACCGATGCCCTCGTCATGCTCGGCATCCTTTCCACCGGAGAGGGCTTTGCCGGCGGCTCGTTCCGCCTGTCGCAAGCCGGGGTGGAGGAGGCCTTTGCCCGCATCGGCGCCGAAATGGGCACCTGTGCCGAACAGGCCGCATTCGATTGCTGGCGCGTGGTCAATGCCCAGATGAGCCAGGGCGTGCGCCGCACCACGGCAGGCAAGGGCATCGACCCCAAGGACCTGGTGATGCTGGCCTATGGCGGCAATGGCCCGGCCTTCGCCGCGATCCAGGCGGAAGACCTGGGCATCGCGCGGGTGCTGGTGCCGCGCGCCTCGCCCACCTTCTCCGCGCTTGGCACGCTGGTGGCCGATCCGGCAATCGACGAGGAACGCTCGCTGATCGCGCGGGTCGATGCGCTCGATCATGCGCGGCTGCGCGGCCTGTGGGGCGAACTGGGCGAGCGGGCAGAGCGCTATTTCACCGCAGCCGGCTTTGCGCGCGAAAGCGTGCTGGCCAGCTACCGCGTCAACATGCGCTATCCCGGCCAGAACTTCTCGCTGACCTTCGATGTCGCCCCCGAAGGCGCGCTGGGCGACCTCTCGTTCATCGACGAGGGCCTGGGTGGCCGCGCGATGGCCGCGTTCAACGCGCGGCACATGGCCGAATACAACCACGTGCGCGAAGGCGAACTGCCCGAGATCACCGGCCTGCGCCTCGCCACGCGGGTGATGACGCCCAGTCCCGCGGCAGCGGGCGGCGCGGTGCCGCCCATGCCCGCCCCGCGACCGGCCGAGGTGCGGCGGGCGAACCTGGGCCAGGGCTTCGGCCCGGTGCCGGTCTATCGCGGCGCGGACCTTGCGCCGGGCCATGTCGTTCCCTCGCCCGCGATCATCGAGGAGACCTTCACCACCATCGTCGTCTATCCCGGCTGGTCGGCCCGGATCGATGCGGCGGGAGACTACGAACTGCTGCGCGACTGA
- a CDS encoding TetR/AcrR family transcriptional regulator: MDARKVRSRKALQEALLDLLEEKPLSAVSVRELTERAGVGYATFFRHYPTLEDLLRAIAEDAVGPLLERGLPLLFGDDRRQAARDLVRHVGENRKLWSLLLNQVGGAVLREQFGSAARKLAESRPPARSGAPLELRVHFAVRGAVDILAWWLMRRPDISEADVVRYLDQLVIRPIEA, translated from the coding sequence ATGGACGCGCGCAAGGTCAGGTCACGCAAGGCGTTGCAGGAAGCCCTGCTCGACCTGCTGGAGGAAAAGCCGCTGTCGGCCGTTTCGGTGCGCGAGCTGACCGAGCGGGCCGGGGTCGGCTATGCCACCTTCTTCCGCCATTATCCCACGCTGGAAGACCTGCTGCGGGCCATCGCCGAAGACGCGGTCGGGCCGCTGCTCGAACGCGGGCTGCCGCTGCTGTTCGGCGATGACCGGCGGCAGGCGGCGCGCGACCTTGTCCGCCACGTCGGCGAGAACCGCAAGCTGTGGTCGCTGCTGCTCAACCAGGTTGGCGGGGCGGTCCTGCGCGAACAGTTCGGCAGTGCCGCGCGCAAGCTGGCGGAGAGCCGGCCGCCGGCGCGATCGGGCGCACCGCTGGAACTGCGCGTGCACTTTGCCGTGCGCGGCGCGGTGGACATCCTCGCCTGGTGGCTGATGCGCCGGCCCGATATCTCCGAGGCCGATGTGGTGCGCTACCTTGACCAGCTGGTGATCCGCCCGATCGAAGCCTGA
- a CDS encoding acyl-CoA reductase, whose product MRDIPIIARGQLIMPGDHAVEFKGRGGASFRQADPHKHIHDLVLGNTARLRDLHDTPMAEIVDLLAELGKRLKLEDNPLLQESFELALQAGGLAEPILRGVYDALPQMFDPAMMLAMVDKTIGLDYIDGWVPGDGRFDNVSIRAVGTRQLHITAGNVPVVAAMTVARAGLTKSDILIKSPSNDPLTANAIARTLIGLAPDHPVTKHIAVAYWKGGDEFMDSQIVRTSRIDKITAWGGMSSVRHIQKFLQPGIDLTALNPKYSMSMVGREGLESDAALDEVAVGLATLAGFYNQTACANTRIVYVESDTDEDSIERIAELGRRMVAAYAKLPPLLSVPFTERNRELEAELDAVRDEDDFYHVEGDTLNGGFVVSKFNDRVEFYDKLNNRVVNFVPVDSLLDVIKWCDDTTQTVGLYPESRRAELRDAFALAGVQRLVSLAGGDPMTVYANSHHMPPGSPHDGIEPMRRSVRWVVDMQPVAAH is encoded by the coding sequence ATGCGTGACATTCCCATCATTGCGCGCGGCCAGCTGATCATGCCGGGTGACCATGCGGTGGAGTTCAAGGGCCGCGGCGGGGCCTCCTTCCGCCAGGCCGATCCGCACAAGCACATCCACGACCTCGTTTTGGGCAACACGGCGCGCCTGCGCGACCTGCACGATACGCCGATGGCCGAGATCGTCGACCTTCTGGCCGAACTCGGCAAGCGGCTGAAGCTGGAGGACAATCCCCTGCTGCAGGAAAGCTTCGAGCTGGCCCTGCAGGCGGGTGGGCTGGCCGAGCCGATCCTGCGCGGGGTCTATGATGCCCTGCCCCAGATGTTCGATCCGGCGATGATGCTGGCCATGGTCGATAAGACCATCGGCCTTGATTACATTGATGGCTGGGTGCCGGGCGACGGCAGGTTCGATAACGTCAGCATCCGGGCGGTCGGTACGCGCCAGCTGCACATCACCGCCGGCAATGTTCCGGTGGTCGCCGCGATGACCGTCGCCCGCGCCGGGCTCACCAAGTCCGACATCCTGATCAAGTCGCCGTCGAACGATCCGCTGACCGCCAATGCCATTGCCCGCACGCTGATCGGGCTGGCGCCGGACCATCCGGTGACGAAGCACATCGCCGTTGCCTACTGGAAGGGCGGCGACGAATTCATGGATTCGCAGATCGTCCGCACCAGCCGCATCGACAAGATCACCGCCTGGGGCGGGATGAGCTCTGTCCGGCACATCCAGAAGTTCCTCCAGCCGGGGATCGACCTGACCGCGCTCAACCCCAAATACTCGATGTCGATGGTCGGGCGCGAGGGGCTGGAAAGCGATGCCGCGCTTGACGAGGTGGCCGTGGGGCTGGCGACGCTCGCCGGGTTCTACAACCAGACCGCCTGCGCCAACACCCGCATCGTCTATGTCGAAAGCGACACCGACGAGGATTCGATCGAACGCATTGCCGAGCTGGGCCGCCGCATGGTCGCCGCCTATGCCAAGCTGCCGCCGCTGCTTTCCGTGCCTTTCACCGAACGCAACCGCGAGCTGGAAGCCGAGCTGGATGCCGTGCGCGACGAGGACGATTTCTACCACGTCGAGGGCGATACGCTGAACGGCGGCTTCGTTGTTTCCAAGTTCAACGACCGGGTCGAATTCTACGACAAGCTCAACAACCGGGTGGTGAACTTCGTGCCGGTGGACAGCCTGCTCGATGTCATCAAGTGGTGCGACGATACCACGCAGACCGTCGGGCTCTATCCCGAAAGCCGCCGCGCGGAACTGCGCGATGCCTTTGCCCTTGCCGGCGTGCAGCGGCTGGTTTCGCTGGCGGGCGGGGATCCGATGACGGTCTATGCCAATTCGCACCACATGCCGCCGGGCAGCCCGCATGACGGGATCGAGCCGATGCGCCGCTCGGTGCGCTGGGTGGTGGACATGCAGCCAGTTGCGGCGCACTGA
- a CDS encoding alpha/beta fold hydrolase produces MATFVLVHGGGHGGWCWQPVADLLRARGHAVHAPTLVGVAERAAELRPGIDLETHIAEVAALLASLAPERVVLAGHSYGGLVITGAADRAPERVARLAYVDAPLPRDGEALFDISPGLAVLAEDVVEVDGVPLGLWPDERALAIYGLTGALAESALARLTPHPWACFTKPLRLTGAEALARIPTAMLNCAGTMAHRPEKFRQRLLAGDLVETIDAPHDVMLTHPQAVADFLDRLAAD; encoded by the coding sequence ATGGCAACCTTCGTCCTCGTACACGGTGGCGGTCACGGCGGCTGGTGCTGGCAGCCGGTGGCGGACCTGCTGCGGGCACGAGGACATGCGGTCCATGCGCCCACGCTGGTCGGCGTGGCGGAACGCGCGGCAGAGCTGCGGCCCGGCATAGACCTGGAAACCCACATTGCCGAAGTGGCCGCGCTGCTCGCCTCGCTCGCGCCCGAAAGGGTGGTGCTGGCGGGCCATTCCTATGGCGGGCTGGTCATCACCGGGGCGGCGGACCGCGCGCCGGAGCGGGTGGCGCGGCTTGCCTATGTCGATGCCCCCTTGCCCCGCGATGGCGAGGCGCTGTTCGACATTTCGCCGGGCCTTGCCGTGCTGGCCGAGGACGTGGTCGAGGTCGATGGCGTGCCGCTGGGGCTGTGGCCCGATGAACGGGCGCTGGCGATCTACGGCCTCACCGGCGCGCTCGCCGAAAGTGCCCTTGCGCGGCTGACTCCGCACCCCTGGGCCTGCTTTACCAAGCCGCTGCGCCTGACCGGTGCAGAGGCGCTGGCGCGCATCCCCACGGCCATGCTCAACTGCGCCGGCACCATGGCGCACCGCCCGGAAAAGTTCCGCCAGCGCCTGCTCGCAGGCGATCTCGTCGAGACGATCGACGCGCCGCACGATGTCATGCTCACGCACCCGCAAGCCGTTGCCGATTTCCTCGACCGGCTGGCTGCGGACTGA
- a CDS encoding SDR family oxidoreductase — protein MAGVLEGKVALITGAGRGIGKVLAERLARDGAAIVANYAASASGAEEVVAAIEQAGGRAIAVKADITSFDQVKAMFARIDEAFGRLDIVVNCAGVSAGGALADVDEAQVDWLIGVNVKGPLFVASEASKRLADGGRIINFASVMAEYPMAGTGIYTACKMAVKGMTESWAKELGKRGITVNTVTPGPTAPGMMDSCPPGYREHFEKKSPFGRIGTAGEVAEVVAFLASPAASWVSGTHILAHGAAIPD, from the coding sequence ATGGCAGGAGTGCTTGAAGGCAAGGTCGCGCTGATTACCGGCGCTGGGCGTGGCATCGGCAAGGTGCTGGCCGAGCGGCTGGCGCGCGATGGCGCGGCGATCGTCGCCAACTATGCCGCCAGCGCAAGCGGGGCCGAGGAAGTCGTCGCCGCGATCGAACAGGCGGGCGGCCGGGCCATCGCGGTCAAGGCGGACATTACTTCGTTCGACCAGGTCAAGGCCATGTTCGCCCGCATCGACGAGGCGTTCGGCAGGCTCGATATCGTCGTCAACTGCGCCGGGGTCAGCGCCGGCGGTGCGCTTGCCGATGTGGACGAGGCGCAGGTGGACTGGCTGATCGGCGTCAACGTCAAGGGTCCGCTGTTCGTCGCCTCCGAAGCATCGAAGCGCCTTGCGGACGGCGGGCGGATCATCAACTTCGCATCGGTCATGGCCGAATATCCGATGGCCGGCACCGGTATCTACACCGCCTGCAAGATGGCGGTGAAGGGCATGACCGAAAGCTGGGCCAAGGAACTGGGCAAGCGGGGCATTACGGTCAACACTGTCACCCCGGGGCCGACCGCGCCGGGCATGATGGACAGTTGCCCGCCCGGCTATCGCGAACACTTCGAAAAGAAATCGCCCTTCGGCCGCATCGGCACGGCGGGCGAGGTGGCCGAAGTGGTCGCCTTCCTCGCCTCCCCGGCGGCAAGCTGGGTTTCGGGCACGCATATCCTCGCCCACGGCGCGGCGATTCCGGACTGA